The Juglans regia cultivar Chandler chromosome 6, Walnut 2.0, whole genome shotgun sequence genome contains the following window.
ggactagaccatgtcagtcataATAGTGTACTGAGATTTTACTAATGTTTGTAATTGGCTTGTTGTTTGAAGTCAAAATTATATGTCCTcttaaatgaatgaaatgagatctttttatcaataaaaaaataaaaaacagtcgGCAGTATAAGAGGACAAAAgggcttttgtttttgtttttttgttttttgaaataaaaggaCTTTTGGTTGGGTTTGGTGGCATGTCGCTTTGAGTTTGAAGGGGTGTAGGCCCCACAATGTTCACAACTTTTATTGGGAAATCTCGAAATAGTCCCTCAGTTTTTTATTCTCTGAGTAAAGCGTTTTACGCTTGTTTTGTAAAACGAGGAGAATCTAACTTGGGTTTGGAGCTGTTTTATTATTTAGGTTGtgttggatgttgaagtgagttaagttgagataataaaatattattttttaatattattattattttaagatttaaaaaagttgaattgtttattatattttatattaaaatttaaaaaaattataatgataaattgagataaattaaaaggaTTTAAATAACCAAACGAAATTTTAGAGTTCTATTTCAGCGAGGATGTAAGGACTTTCGGTTGGGTTTGGTGACAACTCCATTGGAAGGGGTTTAGGTTcctcatcatcttaatttttaattttatttttgatgtgatattaaataattaaaaataatatattatattttactatgacataataatatattaatttataaaaaaaacgaAAACATGCAAGTTGGTCAGACCtgtttaaatcttatttcaaaattaaaattttaccctaaaactaaaaaaatcctaatatcCTAATTTCATCAATCTCTCTCGTTTCACTCTTAGGACAGGTTTGGAAGGTgggatgataattttatattttattttaaagtttaaaatattatattttaatattattattgttttgagatttgaaaaaagtattttgagatttaaaaaagttgaattatttattatattttatataaaaatttaaaaaatatataatgatgagatgagataagatgatataaaaattttatgttttatcttaTACCCTAAACCTGCCCTTAAACTCTCGAGTCGTTCACTCTATGTCTCTTCTTTCTCAAGTCTCACTCTTCGTCTctgtattaaaaataaatcactacaTTTATAGAAAATCGATCcatgtgcatatatattggCATTGtcaaaagagttttgttactctTTGTTAGTCAAATAAGCCGGCCCCAAACTTCTTCAGCAACTTCCTTttcattgaaaaacaaaaaaagaaaacttcctCTTTATCCATAGTGGTGGGCGACTTCTCGAGGTGGTAAGTCAATCCAtcattcatcatcattattatttaaaaaattctacatACTACACTATCGTTTCACTCTCACCATATTATATTAGATATAacacatttattactattaactaaacttttattaaataattctttatcatctaaataattataaatataccaCATCTTatatgatgagataaaaataagatgagattatagagtatagcattactcatttaatttccttttacTACTATCTTACCACccttttatctatttaataGTGTAAAAGACattacatctaaaaaaatattatttttaattttgataatttctaatcaataatcacttaaaatatactacattaactaacatatataacatgacataacaaaatccaaattgaaaattcaaattattcctagattaaaattaaattattttcttataattttttgttactACTGCAAAATACCatgtaaaacaaattttttattagaacaaaaagttaaaataaaaataaaaattgttcacATATAGATCTCATTATTGTAAAGTTTACAAACTAacaagacttttttttattttaattttattttaaataaattataacgttttatatcaaatcaaatcaatttaCGTATTAAAGATGAGAAACTTCCCTGCATAGAAAACTAATCCAAGTCAATAGTCAACATTACAAAAAGAATACAAATTTGTGGAAGAAAGAtgtgagaaaatactttggCAACTTcctaatatatatgtgtatctaattcaatatatataggaaattaattatattaggaTAAATTACACATGATCGATCctccccatatatatatatatatatatatatttatatatatattatctgcaAGTTCACAGCTCCTTCTGTCTTTTCAAAATTGCAAAAGAAGCATTcaatgagattttggaattgaaaaagaaaatagatggTCGTTAATTGcatatttattctatttcaaAATGTTAAGCTAAACTCTTGGTCCAAGCGTACTTTcttattttatgtcatttctcttttccctcgctttcgtttattttttaaaaaaaacaaaaaatggttAATGCAGTCATCATGTCATACAAAATTCTGatttaaatatagatatatttttttgaaatgaagCTCTTATATTTATTCCATTATAACAAGGATGAGATACATGAAACGGACTCCTCCATAGTTATAATAACATCATAAATGGAAAGAACAGCTTTTGCCCACAAGTGAGCTATTTCATTGacatttctcctaacatgagaaactTCTCACTTGgtaaaatttttcaaacattcCTTTGCTTCAGCTGTATACATGCCAGCACTGTTCCAAGCATTATTTTCAATCTTCAAAGCATTGGTCACCTGCAATGAGTCACCCTTGAGATTGACTCTCCTTTGACCCAAATCCAATCCCAACTTAATTAGTGTCCTGTAATACCCCATATGCTTCTTCCATATTAATATGTCAATGTTGCTCAAGGTACTGATTGGAGTCTTAACAATAATCTCTACCTCCTTTTCAAAAACATGTTCCACTAGTTCAGTCTTCCACTGCTTTGTATGAGTGTCAATCAATTGGTGGACTTTGACATTGCTGTCCAAAAACTTCACATGGCTTAAACCATGGCTGGTGTGGAGTGCGTGAGTCATTTATCATGTCAAATCCTAACTTCCTCCCCAGTACCAACTCTTCAAAAAGATCCTGCTTCAATAAGGTGTCTGGTAGCTAGGAAACTTCTCCATTTATAGGATGGCTTTTGACCCAGATTGGCATTCAAGAAAGAAGTTCCATGATAGTACTTGCCTTCATAACCTAAGAAGCTAGAAAGTCAAGTTGTTGAATGAATCTCCAACATTGTTTAGCCAGCATTGCATGATTAAAACATTCCAAGTCTCTAAACCCCTTGCCTCCTGCAGATTTGGCCTTCCCCATGGTGCTCCAAGTAACCCAgtgaattttcttctctttctcctgctgtccccaccaaaaattcTGTATAACACCATTGATATTTCTAAGCAAATTGTTTGGCATCTTGAAAATACTCATTGTGTATGTTGGAAGAGCTTGAACTACTGCCTTGATAAAGATTTCCTTCCCATCTTGAGATAGTGTTTCCACTCTGTGATTGCTGATTCTCATTCTCACCTTATCTAGATTACTCCTGAAAGATTTTTCTCGAGCTCTACCTACCACGATTGGCAAACTAAGATACTTCTCATAGGGCATAGCAGTTCTTACACCAACAATAGAAAGTATGAAGTATTGGGCTGCCTTAGAAGTATTTTTGCTGAAAATGATAGAGGTCTTCTCAAGGTTCAATCTCTGTCCAGAAGTTGTCTCATAAACTCTTAATAAACTGAACAACCTGCTCTATTTAATCGAGTTAGCCTTGCAAAATAAAATGCTgtcatcaacaaaaaataaatgagtgaGTCTGATTTGGCCTCTTGCCACCCCATGAAtcaatcattttccttcaacatTCCTAATCAAATTACTCAAGGCCTtagaacacaaaataaaaagataaggtgaTAATGGAATACCTTGTTTGATGgattaaaagatttttgagggacACGATTAACCAAAATTGAATAGGATACTGATTCAATGCACTTCATCACCAACTCTACCCAACTTTGGTTAAAACCCACTTTACCCAAAACTGATTTGAGAAAACTCCACTCAatcctatcatatgccttgctcatgtcaAGCTTCAAAGCCATGAAACTTGTGCATAGCCTCAAAAGCCACGATGATATTGTCAGTGATTAATCTGTCGGATACAAAGGCTGATTGGTTTTGTGATATAATGTTTGGCAAGATCTTCGTCAAACTGTTTGCTACAATGTTGGAAATAAGTTtgtacataatattaaaaagagaaatagttTTGAAATTAGACACTTTGGTAGAGGATTTCTTCTTAGGAATGAGAGTGATAAATGTCTTATTTATATCACCAATACACTCATTGGAGTTAAGAACATATAACACAACCTCACTAACCTGATCCCCTACT
Protein-coding sequences here:
- the LOC109007133 gene encoding uncharacterized mitochondrial protein AtMg00310-like, encoding MPYEKYLSLPIVVGRAREKSFRSNLDKVRMRISNHRVETLSQDGKEIFIKAVVQALPTYTMSIFKMPNNLLRNINGVIQNFWWGQQEKEKKIHWVTWSTMGKAKSAGGKGFRDLECFNHAMLAKQCWRFIQQLDFLAS